The Ancylobacter sp. WKF20 genome contains a region encoding:
- a CDS encoding class I SAM-dependent methyltransferase, protein MSEISTSGLSRLEKTLFRLEAQHACLGYAFDAIATLPGPVVEFGLGLGRTFDHLRRHLPDREIYVFDRVNKAYSDCQPDPAHLILGEIEETLPPLALRLAGRVVLANADLGSFDRESNRAVAAMSARLLPPLIAPGGFIMSDLPLELPGFETVPLPAGAREGRYYLYRRPVSS, encoded by the coding sequence ATGTCCGAAATCTCGACGTCTGGCCTGTCGCGCCTTGAGAAGACGCTGTTCCGGCTGGAGGCGCAGCATGCCTGCCTTGGCTATGCCTTTGACGCCATCGCCACTCTCCCCGGCCCGGTGGTGGAATTCGGCCTCGGCCTCGGTCGCACCTTCGATCACCTGCGCCGCCATCTGCCGGACCGGGAGATCTACGTCTTCGACCGGGTGAACAAGGCCTATTCCGACTGCCAGCCGGACCCGGCGCATCTCATCCTCGGCGAGATCGAGGAAACGCTGCCCCCGCTCGCCCTGCGCCTTGCCGGGAGAGTGGTGCTGGCCAATGCGGATCTCGGCTCGTTCGATCGCGAGAGCAACCGGGCGGTGGCGGCGATGTCCGCCCGCCTGCTGCCGCCGCTCATCGCGCCGGGCGGGTTCATCATGTCCGACCTGCCGCTGGAACTGCCCGGTTTCGAGACAGTGCCGCTGCCGGCCGGGGCGCGCGAGGGGCGCTATTATCTCTACCGGCGTCCGGTCTCAAGCTGA
- a CDS encoding glycosyltransferase, translating to MTDSSRRPRLLIAVTHLLGVGHLARMAAVGRALAGAGWAVTLVSGGRPAATVNTQGCTLVQLPPVHCVGTDFATLYAAPGVLADAGHFAARRGALLAAFDAAAPDVLITELYPLGRRSLASEFDALLAHAQNQTPRPLILGSIRDVLNPPSRPHRAEQALAKLGAFYDGVLFHGAAGVVPLSASWPSTPALERRLIETGYVHDGARAAEATGPDGTDEILVSGGGSAAGLPLARLTVEAARLMPERRWRLLIGAGVSPEAFDALATLAPLNMVVERARPDFPALLARAALSISQAGYNTVLDLAAANARAILVPFAEGAEKEQTLRAGELARRGLARVLALETLTAPALTEAARDLLAAPRPDWSAIGRDGASRTATVLSDLLAHRDRVEAAWQRLDAVLAQARAAGRILDFWWRDDDAVAPTPALDALLARAARWQVPLSLAVIPARATPALAARLREERRVDVLVHGLAHENHAPADQKKAEFGAHRLAEVMAVEAHSARERIEATFGAQALPVFVPPWNRIAPALLPMLANEGYAALSTFKRRTTREAAPGLVALNTHWDPIDWKGGGGLADEAGLIDLMAGLITEELASPPGTLEPIGLLTHHLVHDGWIDRFLDTMIGRLLDSGAARFVALGDQLETGRR from the coding sequence ATGACAGATTCATCCCGCCGCCCGCGCCTCTTGATCGCCGTGACGCATCTGCTCGGCGTCGGCCATCTCGCCCGCATGGCGGCGGTGGGACGCGCGCTAGCCGGCGCGGGATGGGCGGTCACGCTGGTCTCGGGCGGGCGCCCGGCCGCGACCGTCAACACGCAAGGCTGCACCCTCGTCCAGCTTCCCCCGGTCCATTGCGTCGGCACGGATTTCGCCACGCTCTATGCGGCGCCGGGCGTGCTGGCGGATGCAGGCCACTTCGCCGCGCGGCGCGGGGCGCTGTTGGCCGCCTTCGATGCGGCGGCACCCGATGTGCTCATCACCGAGCTCTACCCGCTCGGCCGCCGCTCGCTGGCGTCGGAGTTCGACGCCCTGCTCGCCCATGCCCAGAACCAGACGCCGCGCCCGCTCATCCTCGGCTCGATCCGCGACGTGCTGAACCCGCCCTCGCGGCCGCACCGGGCGGAACAGGCCCTCGCCAAGTTAGGGGCCTTCTATGACGGCGTGCTGTTCCACGGCGCCGCCGGTGTCGTGCCGCTCAGCGCCTCCTGGCCGAGCACGCCGGCGCTGGAACGGCGGCTGATCGAGACCGGCTATGTGCATGACGGCGCGCGGGCGGCAGAGGCGACCGGTCCTGACGGCACCGACGAGATTCTCGTCTCCGGTGGCGGCTCGGCGGCCGGCCTGCCGCTTGCCCGGCTGACGGTGGAGGCGGCCCGCCTGATGCCGGAGCGGCGCTGGCGCCTGCTGATCGGCGCGGGTGTCTCGCCGGAAGCCTTCGATGCGCTCGCCACGCTTGCCCCGCTCAATATGGTGGTGGAGCGGGCGCGACCGGACTTTCCGGCGCTGCTCGCCCGCGCGGCGCTGTCGATCAGTCAGGCCGGCTACAACACGGTGCTGGACCTTGCCGCCGCCAATGCGCGCGCCATTCTCGTGCCCTTCGCGGAGGGGGCGGAGAAGGAACAGACCCTGCGCGCCGGCGAACTCGCCCGGCGCGGCCTTGCCCGCGTGCTGGCGCTGGAGACGCTGACGGCGCCGGCATTGACCGAAGCCGCTCGCGATCTCCTCGCCGCCCCCCGGCCCGACTGGTCCGCCATCGGCCGCGACGGCGCCTCCCGCACCGCGACCGTGCTGAGCGACCTTCTCGCCCACCGCGACCGGGTGGAGGCCGCATGGCAGCGGCTGGATGCTGTGCTCGCGCAAGCCCGCGCGGCCGGGCGCATCCTCGATTTCTGGTGGCGCGACGATGACGCTGTGGCTCCAACCCCGGCGCTCGACGCGCTGCTCGCCCGCGCCGCCCGCTGGCAGGTGCCGCTCTCGCTCGCCGTCATCCCCGCCCGCGCCACCCCGGCGCTGGCCGCACGGCTGCGGGAGGAGCGGCGCGTCGACGTGCTCGTGCACGGTCTCGCCCATGAAAACCACGCCCCGGCCGATCAGAAGAAGGCCGAATTCGGCGCGCATCGCCTTGCCGAGGTGATGGCCGTCGAAGCCCACAGCGCCCGCGAACGGATCGAGGCGACGTTCGGCGCGCAGGCGCTGCCGGTCTTCGTGCCGCCCTGGAACCGCATCGCGCCGGCGCTCCTGCCCATGCTGGCGAATGAGGGCTATGCCGCGCTCTCCACCTTCAAGCGCCGCACGACGCGCGAGGCTGCGCCGGGGCTGGTCGCGCTCAACACCCATTGGGATCCGATCGACTGGAAGGGCGGCGGCGGACTCGCCGACGAGGCCGGGCTGATCGACCTGATGGCCGGCCTCATCACCGAGGAACTGGCATCACCGCCGGGCACGCTGGAGCCTATCGGCCTGCTCACCCACCACCTCGTGCATGATGGCTGGATCGACCGCTTCCTCGACACGATGATCGGCCGGCTGCTGGATTCAGGCGCCGCGCGCTTCGTCGCGCTGGGCGATCAGCTTGAGACCGGACGCCGGTAG
- a CDS encoding glycosyltransferase family 4 protein, with protein MRCLFLAPLKSPDHPVPSGDRTMARLFLKLLRHSGYEAELASPFRSFHTDPARVDWAALEREAAQEVERILAATRPAEIACVFTYHVYYKAPDLIGPALAAQLGVPYVIAEASRAPKRATGPFAEGHARAEAAMDAATLILTPTAADREVLDRLRPLHQRVIDLKPFLDLADWPLAGAAAEPRDAGPTRLVTLAMMRPGDKLASYRQLAQALAGVEAPWTLDIIGDGPARAEVETAFVRFGGRVRFHGAITDRAALGALFHASDVFVWPGVNEAFGAVYLEAQAHGLPCLASGYGGIADTMLPGTTGLITPAGDIPAFRAALIDLITTPARRRAMGEAAARFIAAERDLPKAAATLKAAFGACDIALPQGCAE; from the coding sequence ATGCGCTGCCTGTTCCTCGCGCCGCTGAAATCGCCGGACCACCCGGTGCCCTCGGGCGACAGGACCATGGCGCGGCTGTTCCTCAAGCTGCTGCGCCATAGCGGCTATGAGGCGGAGCTGGCCTCCCCCTTCCGCAGCTTCCATACCGATCCGGCACGGGTGGACTGGGCGGCGCTGGAGCGGGAAGCGGCGCAGGAGGTGGAGCGCATCCTCGCCGCCACCCGGCCGGCGGAGATCGCCTGCGTCTTCACCTACCACGTCTATTACAAGGCGCCGGACCTGATCGGCCCCGCCCTCGCGGCACAACTCGGCGTGCCCTATGTGATCGCGGAAGCTTCGCGCGCCCCGAAGCGCGCGACGGGCCCCTTCGCGGAAGGCCACGCACGGGCGGAGGCGGCGATGGACGCGGCGACGCTCATCCTCACGCCCACAGCCGCCGACCGCGAGGTGCTGGACCGGCTGCGCCCCCTGCATCAGCGTGTCATCGATCTCAAGCCCTTCCTCGATCTTGCCGACTGGCCCCTGGCCGGGGCGGCTGCCGAACCACGCGACGCCGGGCCGACCCGCCTCGTCACGCTGGCCATGATGCGGCCGGGCGACAAGCTCGCCTCCTACCGCCAGCTGGCGCAGGCGCTGGCCGGCGTCGAGGCGCCCTGGACGCTCGACATCATCGGCGACGGCCCGGCGCGCGCCGAGGTCGAGACCGCCTTCGTGCGTTTCGGGGGCCGCGTGCGCTTCCATGGCGCAATCACCGATCGCGCGGCGCTCGGCGCCCTGTTCCATGCGTCCGATGTCTTCGTCTGGCCGGGTGTGAACGAGGCGTTCGGCGCGGTGTATCTGGAAGCGCAGGCGCATGGCCTGCCCTGCCTCGCCAGCGGCTATGGCGGCATCGCCGACACGATGCTCCCCGGCACGACCGGCCTCATCACTCCCGCCGGCGACATCCCCGCCTTCCGCGCGGCGCTGATCGACCTCATCACCACCCCGGCGCGCCGGCGCGCCATGGGCGAGGCCGCCGCCCGCTTCATCGCCGCCGAGCGTGACCTGCCCAAGGCGGCAGCGACCCTGAAGGCGGCATTTGGCGCCTGTGACATCGCCTTGCCGCAGGGCTGTGCAGAATGA
- a CDS encoding glycosyltransferase, translating to MLERSPPGTARPEGARPTEPAPDAPPGPRLAIVLKGYPRLSETFIAQEILELERRGFAFDIWSLRRPTDRYRHPMHEAISARLLYLPEYLKDDPRRVLKGFVHAVRRLRFRELMRVFLRDLARDPTPNRMRRLGQACVLARELDPAISHLHVHFLHTPGSVTRYAALLTGRSFSFSAHAKDIWTTPEWERREKIADAAWGVTCTADGWRELTRVAGTSARKVELVYHGLDLDRFPAPPVRDRQADGSDPADPVRLVAVGRAVAKKGFDTLLTALGSLPPALNWRLVHIGTGPLIAPLKEQAERLGIAGRIEWRGSQAQTAVIAALREADLFVLPSQPGEDGDRDGLPNVIMEAATQALPIVSTRFAGVPEFVTDGENGLLVPPADAPALAAALAALIAAPDRRRELGEAARARLVADFTFEAGIDRLETRMRQSADAPSAPARA from the coding sequence TTGCTCGAGCGTTCCCCGCCGGGAACGGCGCGCCCGGAGGGCGCCCGGCCCACCGAGCCTGCCCCGGATGCCCCGCCCGGCCCGCGCCTTGCCATCGTGCTGAAGGGCTATCCGCGCCTGTCCGAGACCTTCATCGCCCAGGAAATCCTGGAGCTGGAGCGGCGGGGCTTCGCCTTCGACATCTGGTCGCTGCGCCGCCCGACCGATCGCTACCGGCACCCGATGCATGAGGCGATCAGCGCGCGGCTGCTCTATTTGCCGGAATATCTGAAGGACGATCCGCGCCGCGTCCTCAAGGGCTTTGTCCATGCGGTGCGCCGCCTGCGCTTTCGCGAGCTGATGCGGGTCTTCCTGCGCGATCTCGCCCGCGACCCGACGCCGAACCGGATGCGGCGGCTCGGGCAGGCCTGCGTGCTCGCCCGCGAGCTGGATCCCGCTATTAGCCATCTGCATGTGCATTTTCTGCACACGCCGGGCTCGGTGACGCGCTACGCGGCGCTGCTGACCGGGCGCAGCTTCTCCTTCTCCGCCCATGCCAAGGACATCTGGACCACCCCGGAATGGGAACGGCGCGAGAAGATCGCGGATGCCGCCTGGGGCGTGACCTGCACCGCCGATGGCTGGCGCGAGCTCACCCGCGTCGCGGGCACATCGGCCCGAAAGGTCGAGCTGGTCTATCATGGCCTCGATCTCGACCGCTTCCCCGCCCCGCCCGTGCGCGATCGGCAAGCGGATGGCAGCGACCCCGCCGACCCGGTGCGGCTGGTCGCGGTCGGGCGCGCCGTCGCCAAGAAGGGCTTCGACACGCTGCTCACCGCGCTCGGCAGCCTTCCGCCCGCGCTCAACTGGCGGCTGGTGCATATCGGCACAGGCCCGCTCATCGCGCCGCTGAAGGAGCAGGCGGAGCGGCTCGGCATTGCCGGACGCATCGAGTGGCGCGGCAGTCAGGCGCAGACGGCGGTGATCGCCGCGCTGCGCGAAGCCGATCTCTTCGTGCTGCCGAGCCAGCCGGGCGAGGATGGCGACCGCGACGGCCTGCCCAATGTCATCATGGAAGCCGCCACGCAGGCGCTGCCCATCGTCTCCACCCGCTTTGCCGGCGTGCCGGAATTCGTCACCGATGGCGAGAACGGCCTTCTGGTGCCGCCGGCCGACGCGCCAGCGCTGGCGGCGGCGCTGGCAGCGCTGATCGCCGCTCCCGACCGGCGACGCGAACTCGGAGAGGCGGCGCGGGCGCGGCTCGTCGCCGATTTCACCTTCGAGGCAGGCATAGACCGGCTGGAGACCCGGATGCGGCAGTCGGCCGACGCGCCTTCCGCCCCGGCCCGCGCCTGA
- a CDS encoding glycosyltransferase, which yields MERAPVPAPQPELSRPGRGTPRILMYSHDTYGLGHIRRSRAIANALVAAHGDLSVLIISGSSLAGSFNFAPGIDFVHVPGVAKSENGSYASANLRLDVAEVTAIREALIRQTAESFRPDIFIADKEPAGFRGELLPSLKLMGSMGTRRIIGIRDVLDSPDVIRAEWHDKGAIRAMTDYYDDVLVYGAEEFYRPLEGIPMPADLHSRIVYTGYLRRSVPGGAAAMRYPRATKGPFILVTTGGGADGAGLIDWVISAYEAAPDIPLPAVITFGPFLSNKQRGQFMERIERLPKVDAITFDPKIERLMSRATAVVAMGGYNTFCEILSFDKPALLVPRSRPRQEQLIRATRAEKLGLVRMLVDPVEAGEAERDPLVMAQALTALRGQPAPSQANMPGVLDGLTRIADHLGPHLGAQAQRAASLGVGG from the coding sequence ATGGAACGCGCACCCGTCCCCGCTCCCCAGCCTGAGCTCTCCCGGCCGGGCCGCGGGACGCCGCGCATCCTGATGTACAGCCACGACACCTATGGGCTGGGGCACATCCGCCGCTCGCGCGCCATCGCCAATGCGCTGGTCGCGGCCCATGGTGACCTCTCGGTGCTCATCATCTCCGGCTCCTCGCTCGCCGGCAGCTTCAATTTCGCGCCGGGCATCGACTTCGTGCATGTGCCGGGCGTCGCCAAGAGCGAGAATGGCAGCTACGCCAGCGCCAATCTCCGGCTCGACGTCGCCGAGGTCACCGCCATCCGCGAGGCGCTGATCCGCCAGACGGCGGAATCCTTCCGGCCGGACATCTTCATCGCCGACAAGGAGCCCGCCGGCTTTCGCGGCGAGCTGCTGCCGAGCCTGAAGCTGATGGGCAGCATGGGCACGCGCCGCATCATCGGCATTCGCGACGTGCTGGACAGCCCGGACGTCATTCGCGCCGAGTGGCACGACAAGGGCGCCATCCGCGCCATGACCGATTATTACGACGACGTGCTGGTCTATGGCGCCGAGGAGTTCTACCGCCCGCTCGAGGGCATCCCCATGCCGGCCGATTTGCATTCGCGCATCGTCTATACCGGCTATCTGCGCCGCTCCGTGCCGGGCGGGGCCGCCGCGATGCGCTACCCGCGCGCCACCAAGGGCCCCTTCATCCTCGTCACCACCGGTGGCGGTGCCGACGGCGCCGGCCTGATCGACTGGGTGATCTCCGCCTATGAGGCGGCGCCGGACATTCCGCTGCCCGCCGTCATCACCTTCGGCCCCTTCCTGTCGAACAAGCAGCGCGGGCAGTTCATGGAGCGCATCGAGCGGCTGCCCAAGGTCGACGCCATCACCTTCGATCCCAAGATCGAGCGGCTGATGAGCCGGGCCACCGCCGTGGTCGCCATGGGCGGCTACAACACGTTTTGCGAGATCCTCTCCTTCGACAAGCCGGCGCTGCTGGTGCCGCGCTCGCGCCCGCGCCAAGAACAGCTCATCCGCGCCACGCGCGCCGAAAAGCTCGGCCTCGTGCGCATGCTGGTCGATCCGGTGGAAGCCGGCGAGGCCGAGCGCGACCCGCTGGTGATGGCGCAGGCGCTCACCGCCCTGCGCGGCCAGCCCGCCCCCTCGCAGGCCAATATGCCCGGCGTGCTGGACGGCCTCACCCGCATCGCCGACCATCTCGGCCCGCATCTGGGGGCGCAGGCGCAGCGTGCCGCGTCGCTCGGCGTCGGGGGCTGA
- a CDS encoding fumarylacetoacetate hydrolase family protein, producing MKLVRYGEVGREKPGLVDGAGVLRDLSDYIADITGEALLPESLARLAALDPAELPAVEGSPRLGAPVGGIGKFVCVGLNYSDHAEEAGMPIPTEPVLFMKPTSCIVGPNDDVEIPRGSEKTDWEVELGIIIGKPAKYVAVEDAYAHVAGYCIVNDVSERAFQLERGGQWDKGKGCDTFGPIGPWLVTTDEIPDPHVLDMWLEVDGRRFQSGSTRTMIFSVPFIVSYISQFMSLQPGDIITTGTPPGVGLGHKPPVYLKAGQTMHLFIAGLGEQRQRAVPAR from the coding sequence ATGAAGCTCGTTCGCTACGGTGAGGTCGGCCGGGAAAAGCCGGGCCTGGTGGATGGCGCCGGCGTGCTGCGCGATCTCTCCGACTACATTGCCGACATCACCGGCGAGGCGCTGCTGCCGGAGAGCCTCGCCCGCCTTGCCGCGCTCGATCCGGCCGAATTGCCGGCGGTGGAGGGCTCCCCGCGCCTTGGGGCGCCGGTGGGCGGCATCGGCAAGTTCGTCTGCGTCGGCCTCAATTATTCCGACCATGCCGAGGAGGCCGGCATGCCCATCCCCACCGAGCCGGTGCTGTTCATGAAGCCGACGAGCTGCATCGTCGGGCCGAATGACGATGTGGAAATCCCGCGCGGCTCGGAAAAGACCGACTGGGAGGTCGAGCTCGGCATCATCATCGGCAAGCCCGCAAAATATGTGGCGGTCGAGGACGCCTATGCCCATGTCGCCGGCTACTGCATCGTCAATGACGTCTCCGAGCGCGCCTTCCAGCTGGAGCGCGGCGGGCAGTGGGACAAGGGCAAGGGCTGTGACACTTTCGGACCTATCGGCCCATGGCTGGTCACGACCGACGAGATCCCCGACCCGCACGTGCTCGATATGTGGCTGGAGGTGGACGGCAGGCGCTTCCAGAGCGGCTCGACGCGCACGATGATCTTCAGCGTGCCGTTCATCGTCTCCTATATCAGCCAGTTCATGAGCCTCCAGCCGGGCGACATCATCACCACCGGCACGCCGCCGGGTGTCGGGCTCGGCCACAAGCCGCCGGTCTATCTCAAGGCCGGACAGACCATGCACCTGTTCATTGCCGGCCTTGGCGAGCAGCGCCAGCGGGCGGTGCCGGCGCGCTGA
- a CDS encoding DoxX family protein gives MTEIARLLLTGRALAGRIPDDLIALIARLSIAGVFWQSGQTKVDGFMVTDSAVFLFETEYQLPLVSPVIAAHLAALAEHLFPVLLVLGLASRLSALALLGMTLVIQLLVYPGAWPTHGTWAACLLIILAYGPGRFSLDHLLAPRLGLRPAAA, from the coding sequence ATGACTGAGATTGCCCGCCTGCTCCTGACCGGCCGCGCCCTCGCCGGGCGAATCCCTGATGATCTCATCGCGCTCATCGCCCGGCTCTCCATCGCCGGCGTGTTCTGGCAGTCCGGCCAGACCAAGGTGGACGGCTTCATGGTGACCGACAGCGCGGTCTTCCTGTTCGAGACCGAGTACCAGCTCCCCCTCGTCAGCCCCGTCATCGCCGCGCATCTCGCGGCGCTGGCCGAGCACCTGTTCCCGGTGCTGCTGGTACTCGGCCTCGCCAGCCGGCTCTCAGCCCTGGCGCTGCTCGGCATGACGCTGGTGATCCAGCTCCTCGTCTATCCCGGCGCCTGGCCGACCCACGGCACCTGGGCCGCCTGCCTGCTCATCATCCTCGCTTATGGGCCGGGCCGGTTTTCGCTCGACCATCTCCTCGCCCCGCGGCTCGGCCTGAGGCCGGCCGCCGCGTGA
- a CDS encoding DNA-binding domain-containing protein: MNLDPAATQTAFAAALADPAQPVPDGLAAWHGGTPARRFAVYRNNVTVSLMEALGARYPAVKAIVGDDFFAALARLYVGAHPPRSPLMMTYGGEFADFLNGFEPAESLPYLPDVARLEEARSRAYHAADAAPLDPAMLAGLAPEQVAGLRFTPHPALALLRSHHPVVTIWAMNAGEITPAPIEHWQGEDALVTRPHLTVEIHRLPAGASAFIAALTEGLTLSDAVALGAQATAAFDLSATLALTLASGAFTGASHD, from the coding sequence ATGAACCTCGACCCCGCCGCGACGCAGACCGCCTTTGCCGCCGCCCTCGCCGACCCGGCGCAGCCAGTGCCCGACGGCCTGGCCGCGTGGCATGGCGGCACGCCTGCGCGGCGCTTCGCGGTCTACCGCAACAATGTCACCGTCAGCCTGATGGAGGCGCTCGGCGCCCGCTATCCGGCGGTGAAAGCCATTGTCGGCGACGATTTCTTCGCCGCCCTCGCCCGGCTCTATGTCGGCGCCCATCCCCCGCGCTCGCCGCTGATGATGACCTATGGCGGTGAGTTCGCGGATTTTCTCAACGGTTTCGAGCCGGCGGAGAGCCTGCCCTATCTGCCGGATGTCGCCCGGCTGGAAGAGGCCCGTAGCCGCGCTTACCACGCCGCCGACGCCGCCCCGCTCGATCCGGCGATGCTTGCCGGGCTGGCGCCGGAGCAGGTGGCGGGGCTGCGCTTCACCCCGCACCCCGCACTCGCCCTTCTGCGCTCCCACCATCCGGTGGTGACGATCTGGGCGATGAATGCCGGGGAGATCACGCCCGCCCCGATCGAGCATTGGCAGGGCGAGGACGCGCTCGTCACCCGCCCCCATCTCACCGTCGAGATCCACCGCCTGCCGGCAGGCGCTAGCGCCTTCATCGCCGCGCTGACTGAGGGCCTCACGCTCTCGGACGCTGTCGCGCTGGGAGCGCAGGCCACCGCCGCTTTTGATCTGTCCGCCACGCTCGCGCTCACCCTCGCCAGCGGGGCTTTCACCGGAGCGTCCCATGACTGA
- a CDS encoding DUF692 domain-containing protein — protein sequence MIPSILPPRPGVGFKPEHFAAITAERQPLGFFEVHAENYMGAGGPPHAQLTRLRADYALSIHGVGLSIGSMQPLDRDHLSRLRTLCARYEPESFSEHLAWSSHDSVFLNDLLPLPYTRETLERVADHIDLVQETLGRPMLLENPATYVSFAASTIEETDFLAQLARRTGCGLLLDVNNVLVAATNHHLDPRAYLARFPLAEVREIHLSGHAATVDDHGAPLLIDSHDTPVTDEVWALYAEVIARTGPIATLIEWDNDVPDWPVLRAEAEAADALLARTRRQAA from the coding sequence ATGATCCCGAGCATCCTTCCCCCGCGTCCCGGCGTCGGCTTCAAGCCGGAGCACTTCGCCGCCATCACTGCCGAGCGCCAGCCACTCGGCTTCTTCGAGGTTCATGCGGAGAATTACATGGGCGCGGGCGGCCCGCCCCACGCCCAGCTCACACGCCTCAGGGCCGATTACGCCCTGTCGATCCACGGCGTGGGCCTCTCCATCGGCTCGATGCAGCCGTTGGACCGGGATCATCTTAGCCGGCTGCGCACGCTGTGCGCCCGCTACGAGCCCGAGAGCTTTTCCGAGCATCTCGCCTGGTCGAGCCATGACAGCGTGTTCCTCAACGACCTGCTGCCTCTGCCCTATACGCGCGAGACTCTGGAACGCGTCGCCGATCACATCGACCTCGTGCAGGAAACGCTCGGCCGCCCCATGCTGCTGGAGAACCCGGCGACCTATGTGAGCTTCGCCGCCAGCACCATCGAGGAGACCGATTTCCTCGCTCAGCTCGCGCGGCGCACCGGCTGCGGGCTGCTGCTCGACGTGAACAATGTGCTTGTCGCCGCCACCAACCATCATCTCGACCCGCGCGCTTATCTCGCGCGCTTTCCACTGGCCGAGGTGCGCGAGATCCATCTCAGCGGCCATGCCGCGACGGTGGACGACCATGGCGCGCCGCTCTTGATCGACAGCCATGATACACCGGTGACGGACGAGGTCTGGGCGCTCTATGCCGAGGTGATCGCCCGCACCGGCCCCATCGCCACCCTCATCGAATGGGACAATGACGTGCCGGACTGGCCGGTACTGCGGGCCGAAGCGGAAGCGGCAGACGCCCTGCTCGCGCGAACCCGGCGGCAGGCGGCGTGA
- a CDS encoding DUF2282 domain-containing protein — translation MKNSVATLALAGSLATAIATLAAPAAHAADKEKCFGVALKGQNDCAAGPGTTCAGTSKVDYQKNAWKLVPAGTCTTMKTPNGMGSLTAGPAPT, via the coding sequence ATGAAGAACAGCGTCGCCACCCTGGCGCTGGCGGGTTCGCTCGCCACCGCCATCGCCACCCTTGCCGCGCCCGCCGCCCATGCCGCCGACAAGGAAAAGTGCTTCGGCGTCGCCCTGAAGGGGCAGAATGACTGCGCCGCCGGCCCCGGCACCACCTGCGCCGGCACCTCCAAGGTCGACTACCAGAAGAACGCCTGGAAGCTGGTTCCCGCCGGCACCTGCACGACCATGAAGACCCCGAACGGCATGGGTTCGCTGACGGCCGGCCCGGCCCCGACCTGA
- a CDS encoding sigma-70 family RNA polymerase sigma factor, producing the protein MTQASREAEWAEWMRRANAGDSHAYRCFLAAVTPHLRAIARRRCRAFGASESDVEDVVQEVLLAVHLKRGTWDPARPIGPWLSTIVRNKLIDSLRRRGREATTPIDDVMEILEAEPAADPGDRIDVEQLLEQLKDPQRDIVRSISLKGEGVRETAARLQMSEGAVRVALHRALKTLARLYRSEEA; encoded by the coding sequence GTGACGCAAGCGAGCCGGGAAGCGGAGTGGGCCGAATGGATGCGCCGGGCAAACGCCGGTGACAGCCACGCCTATCGCTGTTTCCTCGCAGCGGTGACGCCGCATCTGCGCGCCATTGCCCGCCGCCGCTGCCGGGCGTTCGGCGCCTCGGAGAGTGACGTCGAGGATGTCGTGCAGGAGGTGCTGCTGGCGGTGCACCTCAAGCGCGGGACGTGGGATCCCGCGCGCCCGATCGGGCCGTGGCTCTCGACCATCGTGCGCAACAAGCTGATCGACAGCCTGCGGCGGCGCGGCCGGGAGGCGACGACGCCGATCGATGACGTCATGGAGATATTGGAAGCCGAGCCGGCCGCCGATCCCGGCGACCGGATCGACGTGGAACAGCTGCTGGAGCAGCTCAAGGATCCGCAGCGCGACATCGTGCGCTCCATCTCGCTCAAGGGCGAGGGGGTGCGCGAGACGGCGGCGCGGTTGCAGATGAGCGAGGGCGCCGTGCGCGTGGCGCTGCACCGCGCCTTGAAGACGCTGGCGCGGCTTTACCGGAGTGAGGAAGCGTGA
- a CDS encoding DUF1109 domain-containing protein, which produces MKTDELISLLAQDAPVRGRLGAVLALALAGGAAAALALLGGTIGLRPDLASALETSRVLFKISFTLLLAVLAGWVLFRVGRPGLKLRPRLRLLFLPLGLLLLAVSAELVALPRARWMEGLEGLHASFCLVFIPLVSVAPLVAILWALRASAPSDPGFAGAAAGLAAGAIGAAVYALHCPDDSPLFVATWYSLAILIVSAAGYVAGRRLLRW; this is translated from the coding sequence GTGAAAACCGACGAGCTGATCAGCCTGCTGGCGCAGGATGCCCCGGTGAGGGGACGCCTCGGCGCGGTCCTCGCGCTCGCCCTCGCAGGCGGGGCGGCGGCGGCGCTGGCGCTTCTGGGAGGGACGATCGGGCTACGGCCGGACCTTGCCAGTGCGCTGGAGACCAGCCGTGTCCTGTTCAAGATCAGCTTCACGCTGCTGCTCGCGGTTCTCGCGGGCTGGGTATTGTTCCGTGTCGGGCGGCCGGGCCTGAAGCTGCGCCCGCGCCTGCGGCTTCTGTTTCTGCCGCTCGGCCTGCTGCTTCTGGCCGTGTCGGCCGAGCTCGTGGCGTTACCCCGCGCGCGCTGGATGGAGGGCTTGGAAGGGCTGCACGCCAGTTTCTGCCTTGTCTTCATCCCGCTCGTATCGGTCGCGCCTCTGGTCGCGATCCTCTGGGCGCTGCGGGCCTCCGCGCCGTCCGATCCCGGCTTTGCCGGCGCGGCGGCCGGGCTGGCGGCGGGTGCCATCGGTGCGGCGGTCTATGCGCTGCATTGCCCGGATGACAGCCCGCTTTTCGTCGCCACTTGGTACAGCCTCGCCATCCTGATCGTCAGCGCCGCCGGCTATGTGGCCGGCCGTCGCCTGCTGCGCTGGTAG